The Pseudomonas sp. TH06 genome has a window encoding:
- a CDS encoding sigma-70 family RNA polymerase sigma factor has product MSGADLSHRYNLDTLFRAHYQWLCSYLRRHLHDAASVEDIAAETFAQLLEAPALTAIREPRALLTTVAQRLLYQRWRRADLERRHQQQIDVDYAASPEELAQLRQTLNRLDHSLQRLPGKVRSTFLLARIDGLTYPQIAAELGISQRSVSAYMSRSQALCERHSANQLLQDKRSA; this is encoded by the coding sequence ATGTCCGGCGCCGATCTGTCCCATCGCTACAACCTCGACACCCTGTTCCGCGCCCACTATCAATGGCTTTGCAGCTACCTGCGCCGGCATCTGCATGACGCCGCCAGCGTTGAAGACATCGCCGCCGAAACCTTCGCGCAACTGCTCGAAGCACCCGCTCTCACGGCGATTCGTGAACCTCGCGCATTGCTCACCACCGTTGCCCAACGCCTGCTCTACCAACGCTGGCGCCGCGCCGATCTCGAGCGCCGTCACCAGCAGCAGATTGATGTCGATTACGCCGCGTCGCCCGAAGAGCTGGCGCAACTGAGACAAACCCTCAACCGCCTCGATCACAGCCTGCAACGGCTGCCGGGCAAGGTCCGCTCGACCTTTTTGCTCGCTCGCATCGACGGCCTGACCTACCCGCAAATCGCCGCCGAACTGGGCATCTCGCAACGTTCGGTCAGCGCCTACATGAGCCGTTCCCAGGCGCTGTGCGAGCGCCACAGTGCCAATCAATTATTACAAGACAAGAGGTCTGCATGA
- a CDS encoding ABC transporter substrate-binding protein — MRSIKTLLGGSLLALSLSVGAVSAAEKTAPIHFGDITWESGSFITEVLRLIVEKGYGYSTDTLPGSTVSLEAALAKNDIQVIGEEWAGRSPAWVKAANEGKVFGLGDTVKGATEGWWVPEYVIKGDPERGIKPLAPELKSVADLPRYKDVFRDPEDPSRGRFLNSPTGWTSEIVNSQKLKAYALNDSFVNFRTGSGAALDAEVASSIKRGKPVLFYYWSPTPLLGRFKLVKLDEPPFDAEAWKTLADANNPNPKGTRSMPASLAIGVSAPFKTQYPELVSFFEKVDLPIDLLNQTLAGMSEKRQQPRAVAEAFLRDQPQVWKPWVPGDVADKVSGSL; from the coding sequence ATGAGATCGATCAAAACCCTGCTCGGCGGTTCGCTGCTGGCGCTGAGCCTGAGCGTCGGCGCCGTTTCTGCGGCGGAGAAAACCGCGCCGATTCACTTCGGCGACATTACCTGGGAAAGCGGCAGCTTCATCACCGAAGTGCTGCGCCTGATCGTTGAAAAAGGCTACGGCTACTCGACGGATACGCTGCCGGGCAGCACCGTCAGCCTCGAAGCGGCGCTGGCGAAAAACGATATTCAGGTGATCGGCGAGGAATGGGCCGGGCGCAGTCCGGCGTGGGTCAAAGCGGCCAATGAGGGCAAAGTGTTCGGCCTCGGCGATACCGTCAAAGGCGCCACTGAAGGCTGGTGGGTGCCGGAGTACGTGATCAAGGGCGACCCCGAGCGCGGCATCAAGCCATTGGCGCCCGAGCTGAAATCGGTGGCGGATCTGCCGCGCTACAAAGACGTCTTCCGCGACCCGGAAGACCCGAGCCGTGGGCGCTTCCTCAACAGCCCGACCGGTTGGACCTCGGAGATCGTCAACAGCCAGAAGCTCAAGGCGTATGCCCTGAACGACAGCTTCGTCAATTTCCGCACCGGCTCCGGCGCGGCGCTGGATGCCGAGGTGGCGTCGTCGATCAAGCGTGGCAAACCGGTGCTGTTCTACTACTGGTCGCCGACGCCGCTGTTGGGGCGGTTCAAACTGGTGAAGCTCGACGAGCCGCCGTTCGATGCCGAAGCCTGGAAGACCCTGGCCGACGCGAACAATCCTAATCCGAAAGGCACACGTTCGATGCCGGCCAGCCTGGCGATCGGCGTATCGGCTCCGTTCAAGACGCAGTACCCGGAGCTGGTGAGTTTTTTCGAGAAGGTCGATTTGCCGATTGATCTGCTCAACCAGACGCTGGCGGGCATGAGTGAAAAACGCCAGCAACCACGGGCGGTAGCCGAGGCGTTTTTGCGTGATCAGCCGCAGGTCTGGAAGCCATGGGTGCCGGGAGATGTCGCTGACAAGGTGAGTGGAAGTCTGTAA
- a CDS encoding PAS domain-containing methyl-accepting chemotaxis protein: MFNLHHKADLQEIERFSCALTEANAKLAAISRSMATIEFTPEGIVLDANENFCKTMGYSAEEVRGKHHRIFCEEAFYRSEEYAKLWRDLARGEPISGTFLRLNKAGKEVWLEASYMPVYGADKQVRSVIKVAADITARINKEHEEESMLAAIGRSMAVIEFTPDGNVIAANENFLHTMQYTLPEVVGHHHSMFCHRAEAESAQYKAFWASLNRGEYHSHRFERKNKSGQMVYLEASYNPLFDAKGRLYKVVKFASDITQQMTTLQNAAESAHSTSVQNDACAQKGSQVVQQTVQIIQDISRDLNEAAVSIDAVSKQSDIIGTIVQTIRGIADQTNLLALNAAIEAARAGEHGRGFAVVADEVRSLAARTSQATLEIVEVVRKNHDLSLSAVSSMQSSLSRTGLGVELANEAGEVILEIQQGSRHVVDAISQFNETLQLN, from the coding sequence ATGTTCAACCTACATCACAAGGCTGACCTGCAGGAAATCGAGCGATTCAGCTGTGCACTGACTGAGGCCAACGCCAAGTTGGCAGCGATCAGCCGTTCGATGGCGACGATCGAATTCACCCCGGAAGGCATCGTTCTCGATGCCAACGAAAACTTCTGCAAGACCATGGGCTACAGCGCTGAAGAAGTGCGTGGCAAGCATCACCGGATCTTTTGCGAAGAAGCCTTCTATCGCAGCGAGGAGTACGCCAAATTGTGGCGCGACCTGGCTCGGGGAGAGCCGATCAGTGGGACTTTTCTGCGCTTGAACAAAGCGGGCAAGGAAGTCTGGCTCGAAGCCAGTTACATGCCGGTGTATGGCGCGGACAAGCAAGTCAGAAGTGTGATCAAAGTGGCCGCCGACATCACCGCGCGGATCAACAAGGAACATGAAGAAGAAAGCATGCTGGCGGCCATCGGTCGCTCGATGGCGGTGATCGAGTTCACTCCGGACGGCAATGTGATCGCCGCCAACGAAAACTTTCTGCACACCATGCAATACACACTGCCGGAAGTCGTCGGCCATCATCACAGCATGTTTTGCCATCGCGCCGAAGCCGAATCTGCGCAATACAAGGCGTTCTGGGCTTCGCTCAATCGCGGCGAATATCACTCGCACCGTTTCGAACGCAAGAACAAGTCCGGACAGATGGTTTACCTGGAAGCTTCGTACAACCCGTTGTTCGATGCGAAAGGGCGGCTGTACAAAGTGGTGAAATTTGCCAGCGACATCACCCAGCAAATGACTACGCTGCAGAACGCGGCGGAATCGGCCCACAGTACCTCGGTACAAAACGACGCCTGCGCGCAAAAAGGCTCACAAGTCGTGCAGCAAACCGTGCAGATCATTCAGGACATTTCCCGCGACCTCAACGAAGCCGCGGTCAGTATCGATGCGGTCAGCAAACAGTCGGACATCATCGGCACCATCGTCCAGACCATTCGCGGCATCGCCGATCAGACCAACCTGCTGGCACTGAATGCCGCCATCGAAGCGGCGCGGGCCGGTGAACACGGGCGCGGGTTTGCCGTGGTCGCGGACGAAGTCCGCAGCCTCGCAGCCCGCACCAGCCAGGCGACGCTGGAAATTGTCGAGGTGGTGCGCAAGAACCATGACCTGTCATTGAGCGCGGTGTCGAGCATGCAATCAAGCCTGAGTCGCACCGGGCTCGGGGTGGAACTGGCGAACGAGGCGGGGGAGGTGATTCTGGAGATTCAGCAGGGGTCGCGGCATGTGGTCGATGCGATCAGTCAGTTCAATGAAACCCTGCAACTGAACTGA
- a CDS encoding MFS transporter produces the protein MTARTSAAAQRDGIDPIRAAQVSARIDRLPAVATIWRLVALLSIGGFFELYDLFQTAYISPGLIRDGIFATGNQGVFGFSDQAAFASATFLGLFLGASLLSPLADRFGRRAIFTFALIWYTVATVLMGIQSSAVGIICMRFLVGIGLGIELVTIDAYLSELVPKRMRSSAFAFAFFVQFLSVPAVALMSWWLVPQAPFGISGWRWVVLASAVFALFIWWLRKRLPESPRWLAQHGRFDEANRILDGIEARCEKDHGQPLDAPEAVPVDVEGKGRFADIWQPPYRRRALMLIVFHIFQAIGFFGFGNWLPALLSGQGVSVTHSLMYAFIITLAYPLGPLLFVKFANRFENKWQIVGSALGAMTFGTLFALQTSAFGLIFCGVMITFCNAWLSFSYHSYQSELFPTNIRARAVGFCYSFSRLSTVFSSLLIGLFLDNFGTPGVLAFIVSSMLIVMLTIGYFGPRTRNLALENIAHR, from the coding sequence ATGACTGCTCGCACCTCCGCCGCCGCGCAACGCGACGGCATCGACCCGATTCGCGCCGCTCAGGTGTCCGCCCGTATCGACCGCCTCCCGGCTGTCGCGACGATCTGGCGACTGGTGGCGCTGCTGTCGATCGGTGGATTTTTCGAACTCTACGATTTGTTCCAGACCGCCTACATCAGCCCCGGGCTGATCCGCGACGGCATCTTCGCCACCGGCAATCAGGGCGTGTTCGGTTTCTCCGATCAGGCGGCATTTGCCTCGGCGACTTTCCTTGGGCTGTTCCTCGGCGCCAGCCTGCTCAGCCCGTTGGCGGATCGTTTTGGCCGCCGCGCAATCTTCACCTTTGCGCTGATCTGGTACACGGTGGCGACAGTGCTGATGGGCATTCAGAGTTCGGCCGTGGGGATCATCTGCATGCGTTTTCTGGTGGGCATCGGTCTGGGCATTGAACTGGTGACCATCGACGCCTACCTCTCGGAACTGGTGCCCAAACGCATGCGCAGTTCGGCGTTTGCCTTCGCGTTTTTCGTGCAATTTTTGTCGGTGCCGGCGGTGGCGCTGATGTCGTGGTGGCTGGTGCCGCAAGCGCCGTTCGGGATCAGTGGCTGGCGCTGGGTGGTGTTGGCAAGTGCGGTGTTTGCGCTGTTCATCTGGTGGTTGCGCAAGCGCCTGCCAGAGTCGCCGCGCTGGCTGGCGCAACACGGGCGATTCGATGAGGCCAACCGGATCCTCGATGGCATCGAGGCTCGCTGCGAAAAGGATCATGGCCAACCCTTGGACGCCCCCGAGGCCGTGCCGGTCGACGTCGAAGGCAAGGGCCGTTTTGCCGACATCTGGCAGCCACCCTATCGCCGTCGTGCGTTGATGCTGATTGTTTTCCACATCTTCCAGGCCATCGGTTTCTTCGGTTTCGGCAACTGGCTGCCGGCGCTGCTTTCCGGTCAGGGCGTCAGCGTCACCCACAGCCTGATGTATGCGTTCATCATCACTCTCGCCTACCCGCTCGGGCCGTTGTTGTTCGTGAAGTTCGCCAACCGTTTCGAGAACAAATGGCAGATCGTCGGCTCGGCCCTCGGCGCCATGACCTTCGGCACCTTGTTCGCCTTGCAGACCAGCGCGTTCGGGCTGATTTTCTGCGGGGTGATGATCACCTTCTGCAACGCCTGGCTGAGCTTCAGCTATCACTCCTACCAGAGCGAATTGTTCCCGACCAACATCCGCGCCCGGGCGGTGGGTTTCTGCTATTCGTTCAGTCGCTTGTCGACGGTGTTCAGCAGTCTGTTGATCGGCCTGTTTCTCGACAACTTCGGTACGCCCGGCGTGTTGGCGTTCATTGTCAGCAGTATGTTGATCGTGATGCTGACCATCGGCTACTTCGGCCCGCGCACACGCAATCTGGCGCTGGAAAACATTGCCCATCGCTGA
- a CDS encoding PACE efflux transporter, which yields MQGVKRKLVYVSLYEVIGMTFSALGLALLSGTSPGSTGPLAVIITTIAVTWNFIYTSLFEQWESRQTSRTRTVKRRIAHAVGFQLTLIVFLIPLIAWWMNISLVQAFLLDLALIIFIPCYTFAFNWLFDRIFGLPTSALPDSPAAA from the coding sequence ATGCAAGGCGTCAAACGCAAACTGGTCTACGTGTCGCTATACGAAGTGATCGGCATGACCTTCTCCGCCCTCGGTCTGGCGCTGTTGTCCGGCACCTCGCCAGGCAGCACCGGGCCGTTGGCGGTGATCATCACCACCATCGCCGTGACCTGGAACTTCATTTACACCTCGCTCTTCGAGCAGTGGGAAAGCCGACAGACCTCGCGCACCCGCACGGTTAAACGCCGTATCGCCCACGCCGTAGGCTTTCAACTAACACTGATCGTGTTCCTGATTCCGCTGATTGCCTGGTGGATGAACATCAGTCTGGTGCAGGCATTTCTGTTGGACCTGGCGTTGATTATCTTCATCCCTTGCTACACCTTTGCGTTCAACTGGTTGTTCGACCGAATCTTCGGCCTGCCGACTTCGGCGCTCCCGGATTCACCTGCTGCGGCATAA
- a CDS encoding LysR family transcriptional regulator, whose amino-acid sequence MNFNSDSIELFLAVIERGSFSAAARALGKVPSAVSMGIGNLEAELGYPLFDRRHREPQPTAMALSLVPHARLIAEQLKQLRVHAVELSLGLESKLSIGVVADIDRRRLLAAIKVMTERHPLLDIEVLTAPQDDVLAMLHSGRVSLCLAFAGLSVNVLEQFQFVGSERMIATLAADSPLLQGKDLFLEDLVHVRQIFVASRDLPISDTRPLVAQSHWRTDNLETAMEMVEAGLGWGNFPLSVVQPWLDSGRLKRLNFRNIENGLVLPVHAVWLKSQPLQKGASALVELLGH is encoded by the coding sequence GTGAATTTCAACAGCGATAGCATCGAACTGTTTCTTGCCGTGATCGAGCGCGGCTCGTTTTCCGCCGCCGCCCGTGCCTTGGGCAAAGTCCCGTCGGCAGTGAGCATGGGCATCGGCAATCTTGAGGCGGAACTCGGTTATCCGTTGTTCGACCGCAGACACCGCGAACCGCAACCGACGGCAATGGCGTTGTCACTGGTGCCGCACGCACGGCTGATCGCCGAGCAACTCAAGCAATTGCGCGTGCATGCGGTGGAGTTGTCGTTGGGGCTGGAGAGCAAACTGTCGATCGGTGTGGTGGCGGACATCGACCGTCGGCGTTTGCTGGCGGCGATCAAGGTGATGACCGAGCGCCATCCGCTGCTCGACATCGAGGTGCTGACCGCACCGCAGGATGACGTGCTGGCGATGCTGCACAGTGGCCGCGTAAGTCTGTGCCTGGCGTTTGCCGGGTTGAGCGTGAACGTGCTGGAGCAGTTTCAATTTGTCGGCAGCGAGCGAATGATCGCCACGCTGGCAGCGGACAGTCCGTTGTTGCAGGGAAAGGATTTGTTTCTGGAGGATCTGGTGCACGTACGGCAGATCTTCGTCGCCAGCCGTGATTTGCCGATCAGCGACACCCGGCCGCTGGTGGCGCAATCGCACTGGCGCACTGACAACCTTGAGACGGCGATGGAAATGGTCGAAGCGGGGTTGGGCTGGGGCAATTTTCCGTTGTCGGTGGTGCAGCCGTGGCTGGACAGCGGGCGCTTGAAGCGGCTGAATTTCCGCAACATCGAAAACGGCTTGGTGCTGCCGGTGCACGCGGTATGGCTCAAGAGCCAGCCGCTACAGAAGGGCGCATCGGCGCTGGTCGAACTCCTCGGCCATTGA
- a CDS encoding LacI family DNA-binding transcriptional regulator → MTSPKNDKNTRTTGRPTLNEVARLAGVSPITASRALRGVSTVATELVEKVQKAALELNYVVNPAARALASAQSHSVVVLVPSLSNLLFIDTLEAIHRVLTPKGFEVLIGNFHYSRDEEENLLRNYMAYQPRGFLLTGFDRTESSRRMIEASNIPCVYMMELDSAAGVNCVGFSQLSAGETAAEHLLSRGRKRLAYIGAQLDQRTLLRGEGFRKALQKAGKYDPDLEVLTPRASSVGLGGELFLQLLAAHPDVDAIFFGNDDLAQGALLEALRHGIKIPEQVAILGFNDLPMSEHMVPRLSSINTPREAIGRRAAEQMLTLMAGNSVARPVEDMGFELKIREST, encoded by the coding sequence ATGACCTCCCCTAAAAACGATAAAAACACGCGCACCACCGGCCGTCCCACCCTTAATGAAGTTGCCCGTCTGGCCGGCGTCAGCCCGATTACCGCCTCCCGCGCCTTGCGCGGTGTCAGCACCGTGGCCACCGAACTGGTGGAAAAAGTCCAGAAAGCCGCGCTCGAACTCAACTACGTGGTCAACCCCGCCGCCCGAGCACTGGCCTCGGCGCAGAGCCATTCGGTGGTGGTTCTGGTGCCCTCGTTATCCAACTTGCTGTTCATCGATACACTGGAAGCGATTCATCGAGTGTTGACGCCCAAGGGCTTCGAAGTGCTGATCGGCAACTTCCACTACTCACGCGATGAAGAAGAAAACCTGCTGCGCAACTACATGGCTTATCAACCGCGTGGCTTTCTGCTGACCGGGTTCGATCGCACCGAAAGTTCGCGACGGATGATCGAGGCGAGCAATATTCCCTGCGTCTACATGATGGAACTGGACAGTGCTGCGGGCGTGAATTGCGTCGGTTTCTCCCAGCTCAGCGCTGGCGAAACGGCGGCAGAGCATTTGCTCTCCCGTGGACGCAAGCGTCTGGCTTACATTGGTGCACAACTGGATCAGCGCACCTTGCTGCGCGGCGAAGGTTTCCGCAAAGCCTTGCAGAAGGCCGGCAAGTACGACCCGGATCTGGAAGTGCTGACGCCGCGCGCCTCGTCGGTGGGCCTGGGCGGTGAGTTGTTCCTGCAACTGCTGGCCGCGCATCCGGATGTCGATGCGATCTTCTTTGGTAACGACGACCTGGCGCAGGGCGCTTTGCTCGAAGCATTGCGTCACGGCATCAAGATTCCCGAGCAGGTGGCGATTCTCGGCTTCAACGATTTGCCGATGTCCGAGCACATGGTGCCGCGCCTGAGCAGCATCAACACCCCGCGTGAGGCGATTGGCCGGCGCGCAGCCGAGCAGATGCTGACGCTGATGGCCGGTAACTCGGTCGCTCGGCCGGTGGAAGACATGGGCTTCGAACTGAAAATCCGCGAAAGTACCTGA
- a CDS encoding gluconokinase: MSHPITALVIMGVAGCGKTCVSEALCQLSGATAIEGDTFHPAANIEKMSAGIPLNDDDRAGWLDSLCDELRRVDAKGQRPVLTCSALKHSYREVLRSALPGLGFVFLELTPEVAAERVSHRPGHFMPATLIESQFATLESPVGEPLTLALNASVHSVEELAAQAHVWWQAHGLKQAV; this comes from the coding sequence ATGAGTCATCCCATCACCGCCCTGGTCATCATGGGCGTTGCCGGTTGCGGCAAGACGTGCGTCAGCGAGGCCCTGTGCCAATTGAGCGGCGCCACTGCCATTGAAGGCGATACTTTCCATCCGGCCGCGAACATCGAAAAGATGAGCGCGGGGATCCCCCTGAACGACGACGACCGTGCCGGCTGGCTCGACAGCCTGTGCGATGAACTGCGTCGCGTTGATGCCAAGGGCCAGCGCCCGGTGCTGACCTGCTCGGCGCTTAAACACAGTTACCGTGAAGTATTGCGCAGCGCCTTGCCGGGCCTGGGCTTCGTGTTTCTTGAGCTGACCCCTGAAGTGGCCGCCGAGCGTGTGTCCCACCGCCCGGGTCATTTCATGCCCGCTACGTTGATCGAAAGCCAGTTCGCTACCCTCGAATCGCCGGTTGGCGAACCGTTGACCCTGGCGCTGAACGCTTCGGTTCACAGCGTTGAAGAACTGGCCGCTCAGGCTCACGTCTGGTGGCAGGCCCACGGCCTGAAACAGGCGGTATGA
- a CDS encoding GntP family permease, with the protein MFGMSHDAYLLLDAVVTVIGLIILITKFKIHPFISLTIAAAFLGLTSGMPIGTIIKAFQDGFGGVLGFVGIILALGTMLGKMMAESGGADQIAQTLIRAFGKDKVQWAMMFAAFLVGIPLFFEIGFVLLIPLVFIVARRTGVSIIKIGIPLLAGLSAVHGLVPPHPGPLLAIGVFGADIGKTILYGLIVALPTAIIAGPIFGTFIAKHIPGHPNQELVDQLARENDSEKLPSFSITLITVLLPVFLMLLKTFADVALPDGHFFRTWMDMIGHPISALLLALLLSLYTFGHKQGIGSQQMLKWLDASLAPTAAIILIIGAGGGFKQMLVTSGVGDVIGHMAVSAQISPILLAWLVAAVIRIATGSATVATITGAGIVVPVVGMIPGVNRELLVLATGAGSLILSHVNDAGFWLVKQYFNMTVAETFKTWTAMETILSVVALGFILLLSLFV; encoded by the coding sequence ATGTTCGGCATGTCCCATGACGCCTACCTGCTGCTCGATGCAGTAGTGACGGTGATCGGACTCATCATCCTGATCACCAAGTTCAAGATTCACCCTTTCATTTCCCTGACCATCGCCGCCGCGTTCCTCGGCCTGACCTCGGGCATGCCGATCGGCACCATCATCAAGGCGTTCCAGGACGGCTTCGGTGGCGTGCTCGGTTTCGTCGGCATCATCCTCGCGCTGGGCACCATGCTCGGCAAAATGATGGCCGAGTCGGGCGGTGCCGATCAAATCGCGCAGACCCTGATTCGCGCGTTCGGTAAAGACAAAGTCCAGTGGGCGATGATGTTCGCCGCGTTCCTGGTGGGCATCCCGCTGTTCTTCGAAATCGGCTTTGTCCTGCTGATTCCGCTGGTGTTCATCGTTGCCCGCCGCACTGGCGTATCGATCATCAAGATCGGTATCCCGCTGCTCGCCGGCCTGTCCGCCGTGCACGGCCTGGTGCCGCCGCACCCTGGCCCACTGCTGGCCATCGGCGTGTTCGGTGCCGACATCGGCAAGACCATTCTGTACGGTCTGATCGTCGCGCTGCCGACCGCCATCATCGCCGGCCCGATTTTCGGTACGTTCATCGCCAAGCACATTCCCGGTCACCCGAATCAGGAACTGGTCGATCAACTGGCCCGTGAAAACGATTCGGAAAAACTGCCGAGCTTCAGCATCACCCTGATCACCGTGCTGCTGCCGGTGTTCCTGATGCTGCTGAAAACCTTCGCTGACGTGGCGCTGCCGGACGGTCATTTCTTCCGCACCTGGATGGACATGATCGGTCACCCGATCTCGGCACTGCTGCTGGCGTTGCTGTTGTCGCTGTACACCTTCGGTCACAAGCAGGGCATCGGTTCTCAGCAAATGCTCAAGTGGCTGGACGCGAGCCTGGCGCCAACCGCCGCGATCATCCTGATCATCGGTGCCGGCGGTGGCTTCAAGCAGATGCTGGTGACCAGCGGTGTGGGCGACGTGATCGGCCACATGGCGGTCAGCGCGCAGATCTCGCCGATCCTGCTGGCGTGGCTGGTGGCGGCGGTGATTCGTATCGCCACCGGTTCGGCCACCGTCGCGACCATTACTGGCGCAGGCATTGTGGTGCCGGTGGTGGGGATGATTCCGGGCGTCAACCGTGAGCTGCTGGTACTCGCTACCGGTGCCGGTTCGCTGATCCTGTCGCACGTCAACGACGCCGGTTTCTGGCTGGTGAAGCAGTACTTCAACATGACCGTGGCCGAGACGTTCAAGACCTGGACGGCGATGGAAACCATCCTGTCGGTGGTTGCGCTGGGCTTTATCCTGTTGCTGTCGCTGTTCGTTTAA